A portion of the Methyloceanibacter stevinii genome contains these proteins:
- a CDS encoding TQO small subunit DoxD: MDQTDDRFADVKQLALRASAISMGFVFLSAAWRRFYNVPAKLDIDSAKDVANKLVAAAPGSPIEGLVHFVLARPGLAEFATYAMTIGEALAGLGLIFGFLTRLSAVGAALLNIALMLIFGWQGFECLDEWTMAALGFAISVSVMLYGPGLYSLDNVVGIDPLRGVFTKGVAIALTVASVIFTVGFYDYYFGIAHLERRTGVEAYRIVAEPAPQPDAAILYVNAGASTNGAYVRSITFKLDSGETVTQSAEEIGVLKSYYEPWSRSGVLTDGVLRLRLGSKTEIRLPKGAASATIDLIDNADQDVVFAAPAAD, from the coding sequence CCTTGCGGGCCTCCGCGATTTCCATGGGGTTTGTCTTCCTTTCCGCCGCCTGGCGGCGCTTCTACAACGTCCCCGCCAAGCTCGACATCGACAGTGCCAAGGACGTGGCGAACAAGCTCGTGGCGGCGGCGCCGGGCTCGCCGATCGAGGGGTTGGTCCATTTCGTGCTGGCGCGGCCGGGGCTGGCCGAGTTCGCCACCTACGCCATGACCATCGGCGAGGCGCTCGCGGGACTGGGGCTCATTTTCGGCTTCCTGACGCGCCTGTCGGCGGTCGGTGCGGCCCTTCTGAATATCGCGCTCATGCTCATTTTCGGCTGGCAGGGTTTCGAATGCCTCGACGAATGGACCATGGCGGCGCTGGGCTTCGCGATCTCGGTCAGCGTCATGCTCTACGGGCCCGGCCTCTACTCCCTCGACAACGTGGTCGGCATCGATCCGCTCCGGGGCGTCTTCACCAAGGGCGTGGCCATCGCGCTGACGGTGGCGTCCGTGATCTTCACGGTCGGGTTCTACGACTACTATTTCGGGATCGCCCATCTGGAGCGGCGCACCGGCGTCGAGGCCTACCGCATCGTGGCGGAACCGGCGCCGCAGCCGGACGCGGCCATTCTCTACGTGAACGCGGGCGCCTCGACCAACGGCGCCTATGTGCGCAGCATCACCTTCAAGCTCGACAGCGGGGAGACGGTAACCCAGAGCGCGGAGGAGATCGGCGTCCTCAAGAGCTATTACGAGCCCTGGTCCCGGTCCGGCGTCCTGACCGACGGCGTGCTGCGGCTGCGGCTCGGTTCCAAGACGGAAATCCGCCTGCCGAAGGGGGCCGCGTCCGCGACGATCGACCTGATCGACAATGCCGATCAGGACGTGGTTTTTGCAGCGCCAGCCGCCGACTAG
- a CDS encoding ABC transporter transmembrane domain-containing protein, with protein sequence MEPEETGKPKRVSLRPLGQLKPYLLRHKGMLLAALVSLVVAAGAMLALPLALRRMIDLGFSGIEPELVDVYFGTLVGVGALLAIASAARFYCVNWLGERVVADIRTDVFKHLTGLSPAFYEVSHSGEVMSRLTADTTQVKAAAGTAVSQAMRNLLLVVGSVAMMIVTSPKLSLAVLIAIPLIVLPLVAYGRSVRARSRYAQDTLAEASAYASESLGQVKVLQAFTNERAATSRFRRAMDRAFEAANDRAKARAGLTAIAMFLVFLSVVGVLWYGAQDVLSGSMSGGTLGQFVLYAVFAAAAVGGLSDVWGEVAQAAGAAERLGELLEAESEIQSPPHPTPMPEPGRGEIAFDDVSFAYPLRPDIAALDGVSFTVRPGERVALVGPSGAGKTTIFALLLRFYDPKSGTVRVDDVPVDMADLHDLRSRFAMVPQETALFADTVAANIAYGAETATRAQIEAAARAAFAHGFIAELPEGYQTQLGEGGVTLSGGQRQRIAIARAVLRDAPILLLDEATSALDTTNETLVQKALDKVMDGRTTLVIAHRLSTVVNADRILVFDRGELVEEGTHQQLIAKSGLYARLASLQFAPDAAE encoded by the coding sequence TTGGAGCCTGAAGAGACCGGGAAACCAAAGCGCGTGTCCCTGCGGCCTCTAGGGCAGCTCAAGCCTTATCTCCTGCGCCACAAAGGCATGCTCTTGGCCGCGCTCGTCTCCCTGGTCGTGGCGGCGGGGGCGATGCTGGCGCTGCCGCTCGCGCTGCGCCGGATGATCGACCTCGGCTTTTCGGGCATCGAGCCCGAGCTGGTGGATGTCTATTTCGGCACGCTTGTCGGCGTCGGCGCGCTGCTCGCGATCGCAAGCGCGGCACGGTTCTACTGCGTGAACTGGCTCGGCGAGCGGGTGGTGGCGGACATCCGCACCGATGTCTTCAAGCATCTCACGGGCCTCAGCCCCGCCTTCTATGAAGTGTCCCACTCCGGCGAAGTGATGTCGCGGCTGACGGCGGACACGACCCAGGTCAAAGCTGCCGCCGGGACCGCCGTGTCCCAGGCGATGCGGAACCTGCTGCTGGTCGTCGGATCCGTCGCGATGATGATCGTGACGAGCCCCAAACTGTCGCTGGCGGTTCTCATCGCCATTCCGCTGATCGTTTTGCCCCTCGTCGCTTATGGCCGGTCCGTGCGGGCCCGCTCGCGCTACGCCCAGGACACTTTGGCTGAGGCCTCGGCCTATGCCAGCGAAAGCCTCGGCCAAGTGAAAGTGCTGCAGGCCTTCACCAATGAGCGCGCCGCCACGAGCCGCTTCCGCCGCGCCATGGACCGGGCCTTCGAGGCCGCCAACGACCGGGCCAAGGCCCGGGCCGGGTTGACGGCGATCGCCATGTTCTTGGTCTTTCTGTCCGTCGTGGGCGTTCTGTGGTACGGCGCGCAGGACGTGCTGTCCGGCTCGATGTCCGGGGGCACGCTCGGCCAATTCGTGCTGTATGCGGTCTTCGCCGCCGCCGCTGTCGGCGGGCTCAGCGACGTCTGGGGCGAAGTCGCGCAAGCCGCGGGCGCCGCCGAACGGCTCGGCGAGTTGCTCGAGGCGGAATCCGAGATCCAGTCGCCGCCCCATCCGACGCCGATGCCCGAACCAGGGCGCGGTGAGATCGCATTTGACGACGTGTCTTTCGCCTATCCGCTGCGGCCCGACATTGCAGCCTTGGACGGGGTGAGCTTCACGGTAAGGCCAGGCGAGCGCGTCGCTCTCGTCGGACCGTCAGGCGCGGGCAAGACCACCATCTTCGCGCTGCTCTTGCGCTTCTACGATCCGAAATCGGGCACGGTCCGCGTGGACGACGTGCCGGTGGACATGGCGGATTTGCACGATCTGCGGTCGCGCTTCGCCATGGTGCCGCAGGAGACGGCGCTCTTCGCCGACACGGTCGCCGCCAATATCGCCTATGGGGCGGAGACGGCGACACGGGCCCAGATCGAGGCGGCGGCTAGGGCCGCGTTCGCGCACGGCTTCATCGCCGAATTGCCGGAAGGCTACCAGACGCAGCTCGGGGAGGGCGGCGTCACGCTATCGGGCGGCCAGCGTCAGCGCATCGCCATTGCGCGGGCGGTGCTGCGCGATGCGCCGATCCTCCTGCTGGACGAGGCCACGAGCGCGCTCGATACCACCAACGAGACCCTGGTGCAGAAGGCGCTGGACAAGGTGATGGACGGACGCACGACGCTCGTTATCGCCCACCGTCTTTCCACGGTGGTGAATGCGGATCGCATTCTGGTCTTCGACCGGGGCGAACTCGTGGAAGAGGGCACGCATCAGCAGCTGATCGCGAAGAGCGGGCTGTATGCGCGGCTCGCCTCGCTGCAATTCGCACCCGACGCAGCCGAGTAG
- a CDS encoding peptidoglycan -binding protein, with amino-acid sequence MALARGRRSQYQTNLWPGFVDMLSTLLLVVIFLMSLFMVTNYIITQASSGKDTMLSRLNRQLAELTELLALERSQKDSAEDNLAALQATLLDTQAQNKRLTGLLGDASGASDDAEGRIAALGTQLDEQRNITNDALAKVELLNQQLAALRLQLAALNEALEASEAKDQESQETIANLGERLNVALARKARELAQYRSNFFGELRKTLGQRKDFRIVGDRFVFPSDVLFDPGSATLKTSAYGQLNNLATALKEIEGNIPTNIPWVMRVDGHTDITPISSSTFPSNWELSAARAISVVRYLMARGIAPEHLVAAGFGEFQPIDSGNSPTALARNRRIELKLTER; translated from the coding sequence ATGGCTCTCGCCCGCGGCCGCCGCAGCCAATATCAGACCAATCTCTGGCCGGGCTTCGTGGACATGCTCTCCACGCTGCTGCTCGTGGTGATCTTCCTGATGTCGCTCTTCATGGTGACGAACTACATCATCACCCAGGCGTCGAGCGGCAAGGACACGATGCTGTCGCGTCTCAACCGTCAGCTTGCCGAATTGACCGAGCTTCTCGCCCTTGAGCGGTCGCAAAAGGATTCCGCCGAAGACAATCTCGCCGCGCTGCAGGCGACGCTCCTCGATACCCAGGCCCAGAACAAGCGCCTGACCGGCCTGCTCGGCGATGCGAGCGGCGCCTCGGACGATGCGGAAGGACGCATCGCCGCGCTCGGGACGCAGCTCGACGAGCAGCGCAACATCACAAATGACGCGCTCGCCAAGGTGGAACTGCTCAATCAGCAACTGGCCGCCTTGCGCCTCCAGCTCGCCGCGCTGAACGAGGCGCTTGAAGCCTCCGAAGCCAAGGATCAGGAGAGCCAGGAGACGATCGCCAATCTTGGCGAACGCCTCAACGTGGCGCTCGCCAGGAAGGCGCGCGAACTGGCGCAATACCGTTCGAACTTCTTCGGCGAGTTGCGCAAGACGCTGGGACAGCGCAAGGACTTCAGGATCGTCGGCGACCGCTTCGTGTTCCCCTCGGACGTACTGTTCGATCCAGGCTCGGCGACGCTGAAAACGAGCGCCTACGGCCAGCTCAATAACCTCGCCACGGCATTGAAAGAGATCGAGGGCAACATTCCCACCAACATCCCCTGGGTCATGCGCGTGGACGGACATACGGACATCACGCCGATCTCCTCGTCCACCTTCCCTTCGAACTGGGAACTGTCGGCGGCGCGCGCCATCTCGGTGGTGCGCTATCTCATGGCGCGCGGTATCGCACCCGAGCATCTCGTCGCGGCCGGCTTCGGCGAATTTCAGCCCATCGACAGCGGCAACAGCCCGACGGCGCTGGCCCGCAACCGCCGCATCGAGCTCAAGCTGACGGAACGGTAG